One genomic segment of Pseudorasbora parva isolate DD20220531a chromosome 6, ASM2467924v1, whole genome shotgun sequence includes these proteins:
- the ddx23 gene encoding probable ATP-dependent RNA helicase DDX23: MAGDSSDKKELDSAVKERESRKRSRSRSRDRDRKGSPGRDRKRHRSRERKRSRSRSKSLDRDRRQKDKERDREKDRDRNRKDRERDRDRRDKDRSKKSRSTSPKSKDLKIKRDRDVKKEDDEEDEKKKKVQPLSLEELLAKKKAEEEAESKPKFLSKAEREAEAIKRREQQTEERRRQVEEERKKRRVFQDIGRKMLEDPQERERRERRERMERENNGNDEDDGRQKIREEKDKGKELQAIKERYLGGMKKRRRTRHLNDRKFVFEWDASEDTSTDYNPIYKEKHQVQLYGRGFIAGIDLKQQKRDQSRFYGDLMEKRRTLEEKEQEELRLKKVRKKEAKQRWDDRHWSQKKLDEMTDRDWRIFREDYSITTKGGKIPNPIRNWKEYSLPPHILEVIEKCGYKDPTPIQRQAIPIGLQNRDIIGVAETGSGKTAAFLIPLLVWITTLPKIDRIEDSDQGPYAVILAPTRELAQQIEEETIKFGKPLGIRTVAVIGGISREDQGFKLRMGCEIVIATPGRLIDVLENRYLVLSRCTYVVLDEADRMIDMGFEPDVQKILEYIPVTNQKPDTDDAEDPEKMMQNFESGKHKYRQTVMFTATMPPAVERLARSYLRRPAVVYIGSAGKPHERVEQKVILMSEGEKRKKLLEVLASGFEPPIIIFVNQKKGCDVLAKSLEKMGYNACTLHGGKGQEQREFALSNLKAGAKDILVATDVAGRGIDIHDVSMVLNYDMAKNIEDYIHRIGRTGRAGKSGMAMTFLTKEDSTVFYDLKQAILESPVSNCPPELANHPEAQHKPGTILTKKRREETIFA, encoded by the exons ATGGCTGGTGACTCTTCTGATAAGAAGGAGCTGGACAGCGCAGTGAAGGAGCGGGAGTCCCGTAAGCGCAGTCGGTCTCGCTCCAGAGACCGTGATCGTAAGGGGTCTCCCGGCAGAGACCGCAAACGGCATCGGTCCCGTGAACGCAAGCGCTCCCGCAGCAGATCCAAATCTCTGGACCG AGACCGTCGTCAAAAAGACaaagaaagagacagagagaagGACAGAGACAGGAACCGCAAAGACAGAGAACGAGACAGGGACAGACGGGACAAAGACCGGTCCAAGAAGTCAAG GAGCACTTCTCCAAAATCCAAGGATTTGAAAATAAAGAGGGATAGAGATGTGAAAAAAGAGGACGATGAGGAAgatgaaaagaaaaagaag GTGCAGCCTCTCTCTCTTGAAGAGCTGCTTGCAAAGAAGAAAGCAGAAGAAGAGGCAGAGTCTAAG CCCAAGTTCTTGTCTAAAGCTGAGAGAGAAGCTGAAGCCATCAAACGGAGAGAGCAGCAGACAGAGGAACGCCGAAGACAGGTGGAGGAGgagaggaaaaaaagaagagtATTTCAGGACATTGGCAGAAAGATGTTAG AGGATCCTCAGGAGCGTGAACGGCGGGAAAGAAGAGAGCGCATGGAAAGAGAGAACAATGGGAATGATGAGGATGATGGGCGGCAGAAGATTAGAGAAGAAAAAGACAAAGGAAAAGAGCTACAGGCCATTAAG GAGCGTTATCTTGGCGGGATGAAGAAACGGCGGCGCACACGGCATTTGAATGACAGGAAGTTTGTCTTTGAGTGGGATGCGTCTGAAGACACATCAACCGATTACAACCCAAT CTATAAAGAAAAGCATCAAGTTCAGCTGTACGGCCGAGGCTTCATCGCCGGCATTGACCTCAAGCAGCAGAAGAGAGACCAGTCCCGATTCTATGGAGACCTTATGGAGAAGAGACGGACACTTGAAGAGAAAGAGCAAGAGGA ACTGAGGCTGAAGAAGGTCCGAAAGAAGGAGGCCAAGCAGCGCTGGGACGACCGACACTGGTCTCAGAAGAAGCTGGATGAGATGACGGACAGAGACTGGAGAATTTTTAGAGAGGACTACAGCATCACCACCAAAGGTGGGAAGATTCCCAACCCCATCCGCAACTGGAAGGAGTATTCACTGCCGCCACACATTCTGGAGGTCATCGAAAAGTGTGGCTATAAG GATCCTACACCGATCCAGAGGCAGGCCATTCCTATTGGTCTACAGAACCGTGACATCATTGGTGTGGCTGAGACTGGTAGCGGGAAAACCGCTGCCTTCCTCATTCCCTTGTTGGTCTGGATCACAACTCTACCTAAGATTGACAG GATTGAGGACTCCGATCAGGGACCTTATGCTGTAATTCTGGCTCCAACTCGTGAGCTGGCACAGCAGATTGAGGAGGAGACTATTAAATTCGGCAAACCGCTGGGGATCCGGACAGTAGCCGTGATTGGTGGAATATCCAGAGAGGATCAAGGCTTCAAACTCAGGATGGGTTGCGAG ATTGTCATAGCCACTCCTGGTCGTTTGATCGACGTGCTAGAAAACCGATACCTCGTCCTGAGCAGGTGCACGTATGTGGTACTGGATGAAGCCGACAGAATGATTGACATGGGTTTTGAACCCGACGTCCAGAAGATTCTCGAGTACATTCCTGTAACTAACCAGAAGCCAGACACCGATGATGCCGAGGACCCCGAAAAAATGATGCAGAACTTTGAGTCAGGCAAACACAAATACAGACAG ACGGTCATGTTTACGGCCACTATGCCTCCTGCAGTGGAGCGTTTGGCCAGAAGTTACCTCCGACGGCCTGCTGTGGTGTACATTGGCTCTGCAGGCAAACCACACGAGAGGGTGGAACAGAAGGTCATCCTCATGTCCGAGGGAGAAAAGAG GAAGAAGCTGCTGGAAGTTTTGGCAAGTGGCTTCGAGCCACCCATCATCATCTTCGTTAACCAAAAGAAGGGTTGTGATGTGCTGGCTAAGTCTCTGGAGAAGATGGGA TACAATGCTTGTACACTTCATGGTGGTAAAGGTCAGGAACAGAGAGAGTTCGCCCTGTCCAACCTGAAGGCCGGAGCGAAGGACATCCTGGTGGCCACAGATGTGGCAGGCAGAGGTATCGACATCCACGATGTCTCCATGGTCCTCAACTACGACATGGCCAAGAACATTGAGG ACTATATCCATCGTATTGGCCGAACGGGTCGTGCTGGAAAGAGTGGTATGGCAATGACCTTCCTGACCAAAGAAGACTCTACTGTATTCTACGACCTGAAACAGGCCATCTTAGAAAGCCCTGTGTCCAACTGCCCGCCCGAGCTGGCCAATCACCCAGAAGCCCAGCACAAGCCTGGCACCATCCTTACCAagaagaggagagaggagacCATCTTTGCCTGA